GCGAACGAAGCACTGCGCGCAACCTACGAAAAGATGCTGAAAATCGGTAATCTGCGCTTTTGCGTGAAGCCGAACCGCATGCCGTCGATCGACGATCTGATCGACGCGCTGCCCAACTTTTCCGCACCGCTCGACGACATCCGCAAACAGGTCGCCTTGTGTCTCGAGACGGAAGACCGGCTCGAACTGATGCCGATCCTTCTGCTCGGCGACCCCGGCATCGGCAAGACTCACTTCGCCAAGCAGTTGGCGCGCCTGCTCGGCACCGCGTATCAGTACGTGGCGATGAGTTCGCTGACCGCGGGCTGGATTCTGTCGGGTGCCTCGTCGCAATGGAAGAACGCGAAACCCGGCAAGGTGTTCGATGCGCTCGTGAACGGCAGTTACGCAAATCCGGTGATCGCCGTCGACGAAATCGACAAGGCCACCGGCGATTCGCAATACGATCCGCTCGGCGCGTTGTATGCGTTGCTGGAGCACGACACGGCGCAGACTTTCATCGACGAATTCGCCGAGATTCCGATCAACGCCGGCCATGTGATCTGGATCGCGACGGCGAACGACGAACGCTCGATTCCCGAGCCGATCCTGAACCGGATGAACGTGTACGAGATTCCGCCGCCGGATCGCGACGGCGCGCGCCGTATCGCGCAGGCGATCTACGACGAGATCCGCTGCGCGCACAACTGGGGCCTGCGGTTTCCCGAGGTGCTCGGCGACGCCGCGCTCGATGCGCTGATGCGGGCGTCGCCGCGTGAAATGCGCCGCGCGATTCTCAACGGCTTCGGCGCGGCGCGTATCGACGGACGGGATCATGTCGAAGCGGGCGACATTCGCCTGGACCACGGAAACCGGCGAAA
The nucleotide sequence above comes from Paraburkholderia aromaticivorans. Encoded proteins:
- a CDS encoding AAA family ATPase; this translates as MTTAMVKQEIAVASFSRVYDLDQVETALNDLGEGANEALRATYEKMLKIGNLRFCVKPNRMPSIDDLIDALPNFSAPLDDIRKQVALCLETEDRLELMPILLLGDPGIGKTHFAKQLARLLGTAYQYVAMSSLTAGWILSGASSQWKNAKPGKVFDALVNGSYANPVIAVDEIDKATGDSQYDPLGALYALLEHDTAQTFIDEFAEIPINAGHVIWIATANDERSIPEPILNRMNVYEIPPPDRDGARRIAQAIYDEIRCAHNWGLRFPEVLGDAALDALMRASPREMRRAILNGFGAARIDGRDHVEAGDIRLDHGNRRKPIGF